One Deinococcus grandis DNA window includes the following coding sequences:
- a CDS encoding carbohydrate ABC transporter permease → MSQRAAPRTWSYTRFQQRFAPYLFVSPFFILFAIFGLFPLIFSLFLAFHLWSPLDGVGNWKFVGFENFQLALGPTDMFWKSLKNTVWIGLLSGIPQHLVALPLAFIIHHSLRRFQGTFSTILFLPYITNAVAIAIVFATLYSERLGILNYLGGQLGLDPVRWLGDPNLVPYSVAAVVFWRYVGWNTVLYLSGLQAISEDVYEAATVDGANGWQKFWYITLPLLRPMMFYAFTLTIVGSMQLFEEPFMLLNDGGGSGGAGLTSAMHIFNTAFRDLDMGYASAMSWLLFLAIFTLSMLNNYLFSRDGGNR, encoded by the coding sequence ATGTCACAGCGAGCCGCTCCCCGCACCTGGAGCTACACGCGTTTTCAGCAGCGCTTCGCGCCGTACCTGTTCGTCAGCCCCTTTTTCATCCTGTTCGCCATCTTCGGCCTGTTCCCGCTGATCTTCAGCCTGTTCCTGGCCTTCCACCTGTGGAGTCCCCTCGACGGCGTCGGCAACTGGAAATTCGTGGGCTTCGAGAACTTCCAGCTGGCCCTGGGGCCCACGGACATGTTCTGGAAATCCCTGAAGAACACCGTCTGGATCGGCCTGCTGTCCGGCATTCCGCAGCACCTCGTGGCGCTGCCGCTGGCATTCATCATCCACCACAGCCTGCGCCGCTTCCAGGGCACGTTCAGCACCATCTTGTTCCTGCCGTACATCACGAACGCCGTGGCGATCGCCATCGTGTTCGCCACGCTGTACTCCGAACGGCTGGGCATCCTGAACTACCTGGGCGGGCAGCTGGGCCTGGACCCCGTGCGCTGGCTGGGCGACCCGAACCTCGTGCCGTACTCGGTCGCGGCCGTGGTGTTCTGGCGCTACGTGGGGTGGAACACCGTGCTGTACCTCTCGGGCCTGCAGGCCATCAGCGAGGACGTGTACGAGGCCGCCACCGTGGACGGCGCCAATGGGTGGCAGAAATTCTGGTACATCACGCTGCCGCTGCTGCGGCCCATGATGTTCTACGCCTTCACCCTGACCATCGTGGGCAGCATGCAGCTGTTCGAGGAACCGTTCATGCTCCTCAACGACGGCGGCGGCAGCGGCGGCGCTGGCCTGACGAGTGCCATGCACATCTTCAACACCGCCTTCCGCGACCTGGACATGGGCTACGCCAGCGCCATGA